From the Argentina anserina chromosome 3, drPotAnse1.1, whole genome shotgun sequence genome, the window CTTCTCATTCAAAGCCTCGACGGCTTCCTTGTATTCCTTTTCCTGTGAACAGCATATATAAACACCATCAGACGACTTGGGATGGAAACAAGATACAAAATCTTAGCCAGAATCATAGAAGCTTTGTCGATCTGTGGCATTAATTTGGTGCCCATTAGCAAAGAACTACTACATATATGGAAAATGATTATAATCCAAGATATATAAATGTGCGGCTGTGCTAAACAATTGAAGCTGTATGCCTTGCAACATACAGATGCATAAACACAACCAAGTAGTGGTTTTTGATGATTAAACTCTTTCGTAGTATATATAACAAGAGTAACTATTTTTACATGACAATTTGAGCATGATCATAAAGAATTccaacaacatatatatgtatatctaaCAGAAATGCCAAAATAAAATACCTTCCTCTGGCAGCTCTGTCCCAGCGGCTTTAAATCTTTGTTAACTAAATCTATCCTCTTCCGGATACTTGCAACTTCCTTTCTCATGGGATCTGTCAGTAATTCAAGCTCCTGAAAGATTGATTAATCTTAAAGTAACCTCTATCTAACTTCATCGAAAATTTGCGATGAACAAATGCAAGCAACATGATAGATATCACTTTGTACCAGTTGAAATCTGTAACCTTTTTTCTTCCCAATATCAGATTATGGAATTGGAGTAATGCAGTTTACTTACTTCACGAATCTCAGTTAAGCGCCTACTCGCTTCTTCAGCTCGTACCAGCTGAGCCTGGACCTTGTCTCTCACCTCCAACTTCTTCCTCTCAATCTCCTCCTCCTTGACACGAAAAATAGCCAATGCAGACCTTGACATCTCTTCTTCCTTGTCATCAACCGGACTTCCGGTGTAACTAACAATGGCGCCGGAGTTCTTATTGACAAGCTGCATCTGCAATTTCTGCTGCTCCCATAACTGTTTTGGCGTTGCCattgcttcttcttcaaccTCTATTCTCTCCCTTGAATCACTCTCTTAGTTTCTCCTTTTCCTTTTGATGGCCGTCTTTCTTCTGTTGTAGGTGGTTATAAGAAAGGCTAGCTTTAAAGGTATCAAACCCATCAAAAAACCTTGCTTTACAACAAAAATTGTATACTATATGAGTTTGAATGACCAAAATGCCTAGCAACTTCCCTGTCATTAGAAAAGTTAATAATAGCTTTGTTGAAGGTATGAACTATGAAGACTCACTCAAAACCCTTACTTGATAACACATGAGATAATTACATTCTTTGTATCAAAGTTATTGCTAATACATCAGTACTATCCTTTACCTACTGGCCACAGTTTTTCTCTCAAGTTGGATCATAAAATAGCAATATGGATCTATCCGTTTTGGTAAGGTAGCTATTTTCTCAAGTTGGTATATTGGCAAATTCATGTAACCAATCTCAGCTCTTATTCCTTTGTGTACAAAACTACACACATTATAATAGTTCACTCTACATTCCTTGGTGTGTAcatatcaacatatatatacatgaagaAATACATGTATAGTGTATAATCTTACAGCAACATATACCACTTTTTCATAATAATTCTAAATTGAGTTTCACTTCTGTTAGATATGATTTGAATGTATAAGTGAAAGTTGGTTGACAGCTAGGACCTAAAGAGTATTGGTTATTAATCTCTTTCTGTCAAGAAAGGGTGCTTCGAGTAGAAGCTTAGTATTGAGGATAGAAAGCCTTAGGGAACAAGAAAGATTAGGAGAGACTCAAAAGCAGTAACAGCTGCATTtgtcacaaataaattttgtttctCTACTCTCTCAATGCTTTTGGTGAGATTCTCTATCACGTATCGAGCTATATATTAGTAGAGTCGAACTAACTCAACATACAATAAATCTAACGTGATTGTGATTGTCACTAGAGTTTGACGCAGCTTGTTCTCATGCAAAGACAACCAGTTTCCTTGCTTGTTCAAAATGTCTAGGCAGATGTAAGGATTTGGGACCATATGCATAGTAAAGTTGTTTGTGCAATACATGTAATACGAAGTACATGTCATGCAAAGCTAAAGCAGCAGACTTTCCACCCAGATCGATGGTCCCTTAATCCCTTTAATTGAAGAGAAAATTATGAACTCTTCAAGCAAATGATCAAGACCTTGTGCTTTTGCATTCCCAGACATGTGGAGTTGTGGGCATATGATTGCAATCGTAACATCCCCTATTAATTTTGCAGTTTCATGTTgagagctctctctctctctctctctctctctctctctctctctcgccggAGGTATCCACCGGAACTTTGTACGTTCCTTCTCCCTCCGAACTCCAGACGCATTACTTCTATCTATACCAACTTCAATCCGCACCCACTACCATATTTCATTTAATACCTCGTTTACAACTGACCATAACATGCATACTGAAAGAAAGAACCCCGGCCTCATATATACTTCACATCAACTTATATTCAACACAGTGAGATCTTGCTCTTTACGTACTGCCCAAAATCACGAAGCCACCATAAATAATGTACTTCTACAATAACCGACTGTCCCCTATACCTCTCTGTCAGGGGCTTTATTAAGGTGGTACTCACCATAGTCTCATTACCGTTTTGGGCTATATATCGTGGAATGAAGGCTGCCATGAAATTTGAGCTAGGagtcgatgcgagttctaaAATTGGTGGCCTCTAATGGAAGAGCTTATTCCATACACGGCCACTACCTGGGGCTGTTGTTTGTGTTAAATGTAAATAACTTGATATAAGACTTGCACATGAAACAGAAACACACAGCACCTCCGCCCCTTCTCTATACAAATCACACAACACACTCCTTCATGTCGTCCCCCACCGCTCttgatttgtttgtttgttctgGTTCCCATTGAATTCaaccttaaaagttaaaaccgAAGCCGCCGCCAAAAATTCATCGCCGGCACTCCCAATTCCCAATTCTCCTTCGGCTAAGAAATCTCTCTCCCAAATCCCAGTTCCAAGTTTATCCACAAAATTAAAAATCGGCGAAAAATTGGGCTTCATTTCTCAGATTCTTATCCCTCTTCCTCAACCTTGCAATAAATCCCAGAAAAATAGAGAGGATTCGATGATCGGAGGAAACCAACCATATTTATTTACAAGGTGATTTAGAAGACCAAAAACGAAATCCAGCGCCCTGACCACCTTAGCAAGGTAAATGAGACGACTTGAGAAGGAGGAGGTCGGGGCTACAGAAGAAAGTTGCCGGTGAAGTTAAAAGGCCGCGTCAGTGAGGGTGTGTTTGGCGCAGCTGTGACTTATAAGATAAGTTGACTTATACTTATTTCTGAGAATAAGTTTCTGATAAGTTAAGTAGCtgactgtttggtaaactgactTTTTTAAGTGACTTATAGTGGCATAAGTTGTGCAGAGTGTTTGATAAACTTAAACTGGCTTATGCTTTGTGTTTGTATAATGACAATTTTGGACAccaaataatttaaatttttattttattttctaagagtatattttctttcttgattctttgcaaatacaatatgaatttttaatttctttttttatctatCAATACCCTTTTTCAttagtattttaatttttactttCTCATTGACTTCaagtaaaattaataaatgttCTATGTTTTCTTATACTTAATaacaaaacacatttgtcattgacacaaataatattaaaaatatctttaacacattcaactaaattacaaaactaaataacaaaatatatatttcatttgcaTCAAATAATTTGATGTTATACGCGCACTCATCAAACTTTGAGtgatttcatttcttattgCTTCATTTTCCCGTGCATCATGACCATGCGAAATTTACCACCATATGGTAAATGCTCATTAAATCACTACTAGTGTCAAATATCATGTACTACAATTTCACTGGGCCATCATAGAACTTGGACAGAATTCAAAATGTTTGGAAACCACAAGTTACATGCACAAAAACTTGGTTTCCTGCAGCATCAGCTAAATCTATTGTGAACTTCATCCTTATCTCATCTTCATAAGCAACCTTCCTGTAGAGAAGGCCAGTGGGAGACCATCCTTTTGCTGTTCGACAGAAACTACGATTGCAAATTCCACGACACACAGGGCAAATCCACTTTGGATTCTCAATGGCCTCAAGCACATGCTCCCCATATCTGCTTCATCAGGGATACACTCATGATATGTTATCTACCAGATGTGAAACTCAAATGAAATTCTGTAAACCATccaactcaaataaaatatgaatatGTTCACCAGTTCTTgccaatatgaaaataaaccAAGAAATACCAATACAATAACACCTAGTTCCAGAGTTCTCGGGCAAAAACTCCACATTGAATCCTTCTAATATATGAACATACTTAACAAACCCAAAAACAAGAATACTAGTTGTATGAGAAAATGTTGCTGCTGCGATCCAATCCATAGCTATAAACAAACCTTCAAAAATTGTCATCCAAAATTTGTTAAGCTTAACATCCTTCTTCTTTGGACGTATTTCTGTGTAGCTCACCAGAGTCGAATTCTGCAATCTGAacccacaaaccaaaatcTGCAAACAAAATCACACAGCCGGTTATCATCAAATCACCTAAAACTCTCCATAAAAAACTTCACTTCACAACATGCTGGCCATAGAAAATCCAAAACATTACAAAAAAGAATAACACCAAGGATCATAAAAGTGCTCGACAGATTGAAAGTACCATCCATCTATTAACACCTACAGCCTAAATCGACAATCAAAATATCAGACAAAGCATATCACCCAAACAAACACTCCCAATCGAAATTCAAAAATAATGgagttgaaattcaattaGAGCCTTACTTTGTGAACATGAACAGAATCAAGTACCCTAAATGCAAGGCCTCAGAGGAAGGCCATTTCCCAGTGTAGAGATAAAACTTCTCCCCTCTTTCATACGCATCCAAAATCTCATTCAAGTCCCTGTAAATCAAACACATGACAGATTCAATTTCCAAAACCCTAAGAAGCTTTCGAATTTCGAGCCGAATCTGTTGAGAGAAAGCTAACCGGTGGGCGAAGAAGACGTCGCGGCGGAGGAAGACGTGGGGAGGGCGTGAGGTGAGGCGGCGGACGCGGTCGACGAGAGATGGATCGATTCTCTGGCAGCCGAACTACTCGATGAGCTTGTCGTAGTTGATTTTTCCGCTTTCCTTGGCCTCGACCTTCCATGGATTCACAACCTGctgcttttcttcttcttcgtcttctttgTTTTGCTTCTTCTCCATTGTTGCTCTCtttgctcttcttcttcttcttcttcttcatcttctttgttTTGCTTCTTCTCCAACCCGAATCAACACACAATTTGATTTCAGGTTTCTTGATAcagaaattaaacaaatacTTACCAAACTTGACGTTGGCCATCGTGGAGTACAAAGGTGGAGGTGGTGATgtgcggagagagagagaaggagaaagaCAGGGAGGTGGTGATCAAACAAGGTAGGTCGTAATTCCTTGAAGCTCACAGGGGTACCCATTGGTATTTCCAAAAGTTCATTAAACTATCGCTACAGTACCGCACGACTTATAAGTAAAAGGAGGGTCTGAGTTACTTATGTTTTTTGCCTACAAAAAGACGCGGCTTATAAGACAAGTTGGTTATTAAGGTGTTTACCAAACACCACATTCACCTTTGCTTATAAGTGAAGGAGCTTATAAGCTCCCCCAAACGCAACCTGAGTAATATGGTGGATTCGGAGATGCTTCCTAGGCCGTGTTCTGTTTCTACGACGTGTGAGGGAGAAACTGAGGAGGAGATAGGCGGCGGGTGGCAGCAGCGGTGATGCTAGGAGTTGTATAGAACAGTAGGTCGGGGAGACGAGAGACAAAAACAAGTGTTTGACAGTGATTTGGGTTTGGATTTTGATTTGGGTTTGGGCATTGGGCATTGGGCTTAAGTTTGAGTATTGTCTTTGaatattttataataattttcagataagGTCTCCTCTTTGTATTTTGGAAAATTAATTTGGAGATTTATAAATTAACACTATAAATTTACAGATCTAAAAATTGATGGTCCAGATTGTGCCACATGaaattttatgatttttacATAATTTCAATGTcttgaaaattaattaaaaagacCAATTTGGCACAAGTGTCGCAACCAAAACATGCCATGTGTTCATCATTTAACTTTGGAAATTTTCAATGTTATGATACTTTCTGAAAATAATAGAAAATATCTCCAAAGCCCGAAAAAATCTCCGAAAATTAATGAGCTCTCACGTTCATGCGCTTTACCCACCTATCCAAAAATATTCTAATATTCATTGTCAAGTGACACTGTTGCTTTTACGGAGGAAGATTGATACATAAGGTTAACCAAATAGATCGAGACCTGAATTtcatcgaaaatatgtgaataTTTTACCGTAGCCGTCATTTACAGTACTAATGATATCGTGCGgttgtttttttataattttaattcctcAATGAAGTTGGTTTGAAAACGTACACTCTTACATATAACCTAATAAGCGACTTATATCCTTTTAGTAAGCACATTATGATTTGTGccaataaatttgaaaaaaaaattcaaactcgACCGTTAGATTTGATCATTTCAGTAAGCACATTATAAGGTATATCCTTTTAGTAAGCACATTATGTAGTTCaaaatttacttatttttgtcaataTTTGAGTTTCAATCAAGAGATAGAACCTATGTGTCTATCCACTTTCGTAAAAGCAACAATGTCCCCCCTCGAACAAtatctaaatttttttatatgggCAAATATATCGCATTATTCTTACACAAGGGTAATTTTTCGAgcattataattatttttagcATTTTTGAAAAAAGTTGCACAACTTTAAAAATCTATGTACAGTCTGAATCTACCGTGTGGCTCTTTTCAAACCGCACATACTTAATTCAAATATTACTTCAATTAATATGAACTACAATAATTCTTCATAAATAGCTCTAGAGCCCAAAAACATCTCCAAAAATTAGTGAGGTCTCACAGTGATGTGCtttacccccccccccccccccctccatGTAAAACATTTCAAGTATTCATCGTCGAGTGACAGTGTTTGCTCTTAGGGGAGAAGAATGATACATAAGGTTAATCTAGTGGATCAAGACTCAAACATCactgaaaatatatgaaatttttacaatagTCTTCATTTACTATAATGATATTATCGTGCGGttgttttatcaaaattataattccTCAATATGTAGTTGGTTTGAAAACGTACACGCTTACGTATAACCTAATAAATGAGTTATACCCCTTTAGTAGGCACGTTATGATTCGTGCTACTAAATTTGCAAAAATTAAAACTCAGCCATTTGATTTGATCATTCCCGTAAAATGTGTCTTTGGTTCGAAATTTACTTATTTTCGTCGATATTTGGGTCATTGAGGTAGACCTTATGTAACAACCAACCATCATAAGGGCAGCCGTATCCGCCGGGgatgaatttatcaaaatttttATACGGATGAATTGGACACATTATTTTGAGGGCGTGATAATTTTCTGGAATTATTTTTAGCTTTCGAGATATTGTTTTAATGGTTTTAGAAcgtttcaaaaattttaaaactcATATAAAGCCATGTGATGTGTTGCAGGCCCATAAAGTTTTTTTCAAGTGATTTTAgtcaatttgatgttaaaaaatatatatttaaaaatagttCATATAAGCGAAAAATTCCTcaaaattttttgttttaaagaTGTGGAAATTTTTATCaattattagaaaataaaaaaatgttgattttataaaaaaaaaagggtgatCAATTCATAAAATACTAGTCTCGTGCCCGTGTTGTGATCACGCAGGTTTACAGAATAGTATTCTTGATTCTTGAAAGCCAATTCTTTTATGTAATTCTGTTTCATATAAATGATAATTTTGGTAAAATACATtggtaaaataaatattttacaTAATTATCTTTATGTCTGTGTGAGTATAAAGCTAGAAAATGGTAAAATTAATAGTTTAAAAATTGGTAAAACTTTTAAGTGTTGGTTTTATAATAGTagagataaaataaaaaattatgaaatgaTAGGGACATGTGTTGAACCCTGCACCCATTAAAGAATACCAAAAGTTCTTACCACTAGAGCAGGAGTCTCTGTTGTTTCCGTATTGAcaaatataataattaaacttGTATTTTGCTGTTGATTTACCTTCCCTTTTGTTCACTTGTAAATTCTTCTGCAGTGAGCAACTTCTTCTGTAGAAAAAAGGTACTGTTTATTTCATGATTTTTCCTTATTTTTCCTCCCAGGTTCATTCCAAATCAACATCATCTCATCTTTTTATCCTCTCTTCCAAATTTCTTCAATTGAAATTATCATCAGATCAAGAACAAATCATCCTCATCTAATTACAAGATATTCAATTATGAAATAAATATCATCAGAGCACCCCCCCATCTTCAAAATTGGATGAATTCATATCTGAATATTCAattagaggaggaagaagattagGCTAAAAAAGTCATCAGATTTATGGAATCAAATTCGTTCAGCTGCAAATCCAAACCGAAGGTTACCGAGCTAAAAATTGGTATTGTGTATAATGATTGatttcttcttcgtcttctttttttttaggaaAGATAGGCCGCCgaaaatatgatcgatctcAGTTTGAGGTTTGATGAGAATTTTCTGTGGCCCATGGATGAATTTTTTAATCTGTCAAACCTGTATAACCTCACTCGCCACTTTCTGCTGAAGAGtaaaaacccaaaatgatACATGAAGTATCGTGAAAGGTATTTTTTGGTACCTACAAATTTTTATTACCCGAAATGGTACCTGAACTATTGCACCGTTACCCAATATGATACATCCGTTAGTTTTTCCGTTAAATTGATGACGTGACATGTATTTAGAAGGACAAAATGGTCTATacacaattttttatttatttcctaTCTCTTTTCctccaaaattctcacaaattcaccaaattGATTGAAAATTGGTTGGACTTgataaatcatatatattatttgcaaatttatttacaatagtttttttatgaaatttgtaattttaagAGGAAAATTAACTCTTGTATCACAAAACTTAACACAAggtttagtatatatatttgtttagcaataataacaaaattaattttaaaattattgtttttccTATTACTTACAGTAAAaattctataaattaatagctTCGGGActgataaaatttattaatttagcgatatattatattattaataaattaataatctattaatttattgattaatttataacttattaatttatccaagtataataaatattttgtttcattttgtcgaagaaaaaaagtttttacttacattgtttaatttattatgTATACCTTATTAGATATACTATTTTTTATGTATTACATTttaatattatattgtttgatgatgattatattaattaatttttttaaagaaatcctcataaatttaaaatttattatataaattatgacactaataatttatatattcgatgGGGTCTAGCTaaataaattttcaaatttctattatcttataaatttagtgaattattaatttaacacgTTGGCTCCGAGTTGAGaccagaatttttttttattttagcgatgttattaattaatcgggtATTATTTAACGAGGTTTTACTgtatttggtaaaaaaaaaactctaaatacATGTCACGTCATCAATTTAACGGAGAAACTAACGGATGTATCATATTGAGTAACGGTACAATAGTTCAGGTACCATTTCGggtaacaaaaatttgtaggtactaaaaaaatatctttcacgatacttcaggtatcattttgggtttttaCTCTTCTGCTAAAATGTAGTTTGATTTCAAACAATCAAAATTTCACTCCACGTGTTGAAATCAACAATTCAGATTAGCATACACACGGCCCGTGTATAAAATAAGTTTCACTTTTATGGTATACGATCAACAACAAGTGACTACGACTATATGTAGTTATGTACACCATTGTATCACAAGACCGTATAAATCAACCATTCTTTAATCACAAGAGTGCCAAGacatttttctcaaaaaaaaaaaaatagtgacaAGGCACacaaatttataatcaagTACtggtaaaataaaatatgttTAGAAGTGGTACGAAGCTATTGTCTGATTAATTTTGAAGTTCTGAGTTTTGCGTGCATTAATGCCTCTTGTGAATACATGTTTGCTGTTTTGAGTTTTGTCGACTTCTATTACTAGAGTTAT encodes:
- the LOC126788054 gene encoding uncharacterized protein LOC126788054, producing MATPKQLWEQQKLQMQLVNKNSGAIVSYTGSPVDDKEEEMSRSALAIFRVKEEEIERKKLEVRDKVQAQLVRAEEASRRLTEIREELELLTDPMRKEVASIRKRIDLVNKDLKPLGQSCQRKEKEYKEAVEALNEKNREKAQLLSRLMELVGESERLRMKKLEELNKHVETLR